One window of Cohnella hashimotonis genomic DNA carries:
- the hprK gene encoding HPr(Ser) kinase/phosphatase — MKSITVQSLADQFKLEVLAGAGRLDRQITRSRAHRPGLEFVGYFEFFPMERVQVLGRKEITYLLQLSVEERLLHIGNIVKYHPPCFIVTAGQQEFPYLKKFCDEEGIPLLRTADPTTEFIAKLDGYLVKALAPEQSIHGVCVNVSGIGVLLRGKSGIGKSETAHTLIRRGHRLVADDVVVLKKLGPSLLLASHNETTREFLALRSVGLINVVRQYGRRAFQDETRIVLDIELATWRDGELSNALELEPKFSDYLGVKIPYIEIQLQPGRDVAGLIEAAANNWYLKQLGYSAAEEFMQRIHNGMQ; from the coding sequence GTGAAGTCCATCACCGTACAGAGTCTCGCGGACCAATTCAAGCTGGAGGTGCTGGCGGGCGCCGGCCGCCTGGACCGGCAGATCACGCGCTCGCGCGCGCATCGTCCGGGCCTAGAGTTCGTCGGGTACTTCGAGTTTTTCCCGATGGAGCGCGTGCAGGTGCTCGGCCGCAAGGAGATTACGTATTTGCTGCAGCTCAGCGTCGAAGAACGCTTGCTTCATATCGGCAACATCGTCAAGTACCACCCGCCCTGCTTCATCGTTACCGCGGGCCAGCAGGAGTTTCCGTATCTGAAAAAGTTCTGCGACGAGGAGGGTATTCCGCTGCTGCGGACCGCGGATCCGACGACGGAGTTCATCGCGAAGCTGGACGGCTATCTGGTAAAAGCGCTCGCGCCCGAACAGTCCATCCACGGCGTCTGCGTGAACGTGTCGGGAATCGGGGTGCTGCTGCGAGGCAAATCCGGCATCGGCAAAAGCGAGACGGCGCACACGCTCATCCGCAGGGGCCACCGGCTCGTGGCGGACGACGTCGTCGTGCTCAAGAAGCTGGGCCCGTCGCTGCTGCTCGCCTCGCACAACGAGACGACGCGCGAATTCCTCGCGCTGCGCAGCGTCGGCCTGATCAACGTCGTGCGGCAGTACGGCCGCCGGGCATTCCAGGACGAGACGCGCATCGTGCTCGATATCGAGCTGGCGACCTGGCGGGACGGCGAGCTCAGCAACGCGCTGGAGCTGGAGCCCAAGTTCTCCGACTACCTCGGCGTGAAGATCCCGTACATCGAGATCCAGCTGCAGCCCGGACGCGACGTCGCCGGCCTGATCGAGGCCGCGGCGAACAACTGGTACCTCAAGCAGCTCGGTTACAGCGCCGCGGAGGAGTTCATGCAGCGGATCCATAACGGCATGCAGTGA
- a CDS encoding discoidin domain-containing protein: protein MTWRKALALLGIAALVWTMLAYPADSRAAESQKTAWLSAYEGDWVDEAFAEDEDIDGTLQVGVNPDDGTVRISYKAWLGETYTFESTAPIAAKEDRAVRWTYAYEDSDARGVYVHKGSGTVAFGSGKITLELDALPSELTALFIGKRTLIRDPYGDRTFTSAEAVAIATAACKCKPSAQVEVVIPDGDNEGNKNWIYYVWFIIRDNYRVEYKVNLHKRQAELVKSDWEYGSSLKVVKATASSKLPGSKTAFYGASNLVDKDPATCWCEGVKGLGVGQSVKLSFAEKTELSGVAIAPGYGKSVASYLDNGSVKKAKLVFSDGTVLLLDLTKKLNIFFDEKVKASSVKFVILDVTPGTKYADTCVSEIQFF from the coding sequence ATGACATGGCGCAAAGCGCTGGCGCTGCTGGGGATCGCGGCACTGGTTTGGACGATGCTGGCTTACCCGGCCGACAGCAGAGCAGCGGAATCGCAGAAGACGGCCTGGCTGTCCGCTTACGAGGGAGATTGGGTCGATGAAGCCTTCGCAGAAGACGAAGACATAGACGGCACCTTGCAGGTCGGCGTCAATCCGGACGACGGTACCGTTCGGATCAGCTACAAGGCCTGGTTGGGCGAGACGTATACGTTCGAATCGACCGCGCCGATCGCGGCGAAGGAAGACCGGGCGGTGAGGTGGACGTACGCGTACGAGGATTCGGACGCCAGAGGCGTATACGTTCATAAGGGCAGCGGCACGGTGGCATTCGGATCCGGCAAGATCACGCTCGAGCTGGACGCGCTTCCGTCCGAACTGACCGCATTATTCATCGGCAAGAGAACGTTGATACGCGATCCGTACGGCGACAGAACCTTCACTTCCGCCGAAGCGGTCGCCATCGCGACGGCAGCCTGCAAGTGCAAGCCCTCTGCGCAGGTCGAAGTGGTGATACCCGACGGCGATAATGAAGGCAATAAAAACTGGATTTATTATGTTTGGTTTATCATACGGGATAACTACCGTGTCGAATACAAAGTCAATTTGCACAAACGGCAGGCAGAACTGGTGAAATCGGATTGGGAATACGGATCCTCTCTTAAGGTCGTCAAAGCGACCGCCTCCAGTAAGCTGCCAGGCTCCAAGACAGCATTCTATGGGGCATCCAACCTCGTTGACAAAGACCCTGCAACTTGCTGGTGCGAAGGCGTGAAAGGGCTGGGCGTCGGCCAGAGCGTGAAGCTCTCATTCGCCGAGAAGACGGAGTTGAGCGGCGTCGCGATCGCGCCGGGCTATGGCAAATCGGTCGCATCATATCTGGATAATGGCAGCGTGAAGAAGGCCAAGCTGGTTTTTTCGGACGGCACGGTCCTACTGCTTGATCTAACCAAGAAGCTCAACATCTTTTTCGATGAAAAGGTGAAAGCGTCCAGCGTCAAATTCGTCATTCTCGACGTGACGCCCGGGACCAAGTACGCGGATACGTGCGTGTCCGAGATTCAGTTTTTTTAA
- a CDS encoding TetR/AcrR family transcriptional regulator yields the protein MSPRNPARDRQLREARTSQILDSALTVIARRGLSGTKVADIAETAGVSVGNVYKYFASKEDIFEALVHRGQQEYRDFVEEALAMSGSPVDKLVWYTEQWIAKREWAITILLQYARTSEAVPARLKQAVSAKFIDNLRPMAAIIEQGQQSGDMVPGDPMELALIYVSLMEGLTLHDIPDTPELTSGIADRALRLLLREH from the coding sequence GTGTCACCCAGAAATCCGGCCAGAGACAGACAACTGCGCGAGGCCCGCACCAGCCAGATTCTCGATTCTGCGCTGACGGTCATCGCGAGGCGCGGACTGTCCGGCACGAAGGTGGCGGACATCGCCGAGACCGCCGGCGTCAGCGTTGGCAACGTCTATAAATATTTCGCTTCCAAAGAAGACATCTTCGAGGCGCTCGTTCACCGCGGGCAGCAGGAATACCGCGATTTTGTCGAAGAGGCGCTGGCGATGTCCGGCTCGCCGGTGGACAAGCTCGTCTGGTACACCGAGCAGTGGATCGCGAAGCGCGAATGGGCGATCACCATCCTGCTCCAGTACGCGCGCACTTCCGAGGCCGTCCCGGCCCGTCTCAAGCAGGCGGTCAGCGCCAAGTTCATCGACAACCTTAGGCCGATGGCGGCCATTATCGAACAAGGACAGCAATCCGGCGACATGGTGCCCGGCGATCCGATGGAGCTGGCGCTGATCTACGTGTCCCTGATGGAGGGACTCACGCTGCACGACATCCCCGATACGCCCGAGCTGACGTCCGGCATCGCGGACCGCGCGCTGAGATTGCTGCTGCGGGAGCATTAG
- the ssuD gene encoding FMNH2-dependent alkanesulfonate monooxygenase, giving the protein MNLFWFIPTYGDGRYIGTDIGARNATLSYYRQVAMAADDLGFDGVLLPTGRSCEDSWVLASMLVPDTERLKFLIAVRPGLMSPALAARMASSFDRHSRGRLLINVVAGGDPEELAADGIFLGHDERYALTDEFMTAWRALLRQERVELDGEHIRLQDAYNFYPPFQSPHPPVYFGGSSPAAIDVAVKHADVYLTWGEPPEQAREKIERVRARAAAENRTVRFGMRLHVIVRETEDEAWAAADALIRHLDDDTIARAQQVYARMDSHGQQRMTGLHGGDRSRLVVGPNLWAGIGLVRGGAGTALVGSADNVAARMREYAELGIDTFILSGYPHLEEAHRTAELLFPRLRPEGPHTASASAARGEIMAYHYTPGK; this is encoded by the coding sequence GTGAACCTGTTCTGGTTTATTCCGACCTATGGCGACGGACGTTACATCGGTACCGATATCGGCGCTCGGAACGCGACGCTGTCCTACTATCGGCAGGTGGCGATGGCGGCCGACGATCTCGGCTTCGACGGCGTGCTGCTGCCTACCGGCCGCTCCTGCGAGGATTCGTGGGTGCTGGCCTCCATGCTCGTACCCGATACCGAGCGGCTTAAGTTTCTCATCGCGGTGCGTCCCGGCCTCATGTCCCCGGCACTCGCGGCTCGCATGGCCTCGAGCTTCGACCGGCACTCGCGGGGGCGGCTGCTCATCAACGTCGTTGCCGGCGGCGACCCCGAGGAGCTGGCGGCGGACGGCATCTTCCTCGGACACGACGAGCGGTACGCCTTGACGGACGAGTTCATGACGGCTTGGCGCGCACTGCTCCGGCAGGAGCGGGTCGAGCTGGACGGGGAACATATCCGGCTGCAGGACGCGTACAACTTCTATCCGCCGTTCCAATCCCCGCATCCGCCCGTCTACTTCGGCGGCTCTTCGCCCGCCGCCATCGACGTCGCCGTGAAGCATGCGGACGTCTACCTGACCTGGGGCGAGCCGCCCGAGCAGGCGCGGGAGAAGATCGAGCGGGTCCGCGCCCGCGCGGCCGCGGAAAATCGTACCGTCCGCTTCGGCATGCGCCTGCACGTCATCGTCAGAGAGACGGAGGACGAGGCATGGGCAGCCGCGGACGCGCTCATCCGCCATCTGGACGACGACACGATTGCGAGAGCCCAGCAGGTTTACGCGCGCATGGACTCCCACGGCCAGCAGCGGATGACGGGCCTGCACGGCGGCGACCGGTCGAGGCTCGTCGTCGGCCCCAATCTGTGGGCGGGCATCGGGCTCGTACGCGGCGGCGCCGGTACCGCACTGGTCGGCTCGGCAGACAACGTCGCTGCCCGTATGCGGGAATACGCCGAACTGGGCATCGACACGTTTATTCTGTCAGGCTACCCGCATCTCGAGGAAGCTCACCGCACGGCCGAGCTGCTCTTCCCTCGGCTGCGGCCCGAAGGGCCGCATACCGCCAGCGCATCTGCCGCCCGCGGCGAGATTATGGCTTATCACTATACGCCGGGCAAGTAA
- a CDS encoding ABC transporter ATP-binding protein gives MSSVLDIAPLAPAVGEVRGPRAAAAVSVRNVDLTYGRGDKRKKVLADLSLDIADGEFVVVLGASGSGKTSLLRLLAGYECAETGSVEMLGAAGGKPRPEVGVVFQHANLFPWLTVRRNAEFGLRMRGAGKREREEIAAEALAQVGLSDAGHQLPYQLSGGMKQRAAIARTLAADPKIVLMDEPFGALDAITREHLQTLVKSLWLQKRRTFFFITHDVDEALYLGTRIIVLNGAPARIGTDKPNPLSGGTDSVSKLRQHPDYATEREYWLRRLDRH, from the coding sequence ATGAGCAGCGTACTCGACATCGCGCCTTTGGCGCCAGCGGTCGGCGAGGTAAGGGGGCCGCGCGCGGCGGCAGCCGTCTCCGTCCGGAACGTCGATCTGACGTACGGGCGGGGCGACAAGCGCAAAAAAGTGTTGGCGGACCTCTCTCTGGACATCGCTGACGGGGAGTTCGTCGTGGTCCTCGGCGCCTCCGGTAGCGGCAAGACGTCGCTGCTGCGCCTGCTGGCCGGCTACGAGTGTGCGGAAACGGGGAGCGTGGAGATGCTGGGCGCCGCGGGCGGTAAGCCCCGACCAGAGGTCGGCGTTGTATTCCAGCATGCCAACCTGTTTCCGTGGCTTACGGTCAGGCGCAATGCCGAGTTCGGACTGCGGATGCGCGGGGCCGGGAAGAGAGAGCGCGAGGAGATAGCAGCCGAGGCGTTAGCCCAGGTGGGCCTGTCCGACGCGGGGCATCAGCTGCCCTATCAGCTGTCGGGCGGCATGAAGCAGCGCGCGGCGATCGCCCGCACGCTGGCGGCAGACCCGAAGATCGTCCTGATGGATGAACCGTTTGGCGCACTTGACGCGATCACCCGGGAGCACCTGCAGACGCTGGTCAAGTCGCTCTGGCTGCAGAAGCGCCGCACCTTCTTTTTTATCACGCACGACGTCGACGAAGCGCTGTATCTCGGGACGCGCATCATCGTGCTGAACGGCGCGCCGGCCCGGATCGGCACCGACAAGCCGAACCCGCTCAGCGGCGGCACGGATAGCGTGTCCAAGCTGCGGCAGCATCCCGACTACGCGACGGAGCGGGAATACTGGCTGCGGCGCCTGGACCGCCATTAA
- a CDS encoding taurine ABC transporter substrate-binding protein, producing the protein MFKRKKRMVLAASVMLLAVALSGCGEEKSGGSLPKEVTIGYQVIPNAELFVKTQGLAEKAFPDTKINWKQFDSGRDVNTAVASGSIDLGLAGSVPVSIGIANKLAYKVYFLHDIIGDAESLAVRNASEIKSVKDLEGKKVATPFGSTAHFSLLSALKLGGVDLQKVTVLDLQPQDILAAWQRKDIDAAFVWNPVLAKLTADDGSVVISAKALSEQGAITADVGVVRDKFAKDYPDFVKQYVNVLDDAVEEYRAHPDTVAEALAPVLSTDKEDALAQTKQLIWLTSEEQADAKYLGAEKDKSGFADVLKQTGEFLVEQKQIQSAPELSVYQEAILR; encoded by the coding sequence ATGTTCAAAAGAAAAAAACGTATGGTTCTCGCTGCGTCCGTCATGCTGCTCGCTGTGGCGCTGAGCGGCTGCGGCGAAGAGAAAAGCGGCGGCTCGCTGCCGAAGGAAGTCACGATCGGCTACCAGGTCATCCCGAACGCGGAGCTGTTCGTGAAGACGCAGGGGCTCGCGGAAAAGGCGTTTCCTGACACGAAGATTAATTGGAAGCAGTTCGATTCCGGCCGCGACGTCAATACCGCGGTTGCGTCGGGCAGCATCGACCTCGGGCTTGCAGGCTCCGTGCCCGTCTCTATCGGGATCGCGAACAAGCTCGCTTATAAGGTTTATTTCCTCCACGACATTATCGGCGACGCGGAGTCGCTGGCCGTGCGCAACGCGTCGGAGATCAAGAGCGTCAAGGATCTGGAAGGCAAGAAGGTGGCTACGCCGTTTGGCTCTACCGCTCACTTCAGCTTGCTGTCCGCCTTGAAGCTGGGCGGCGTCGACCTGCAGAAGGTGACGGTGCTGGACCTGCAGCCGCAGGACATCCTCGCCGCCTGGCAGCGCAAGGACATCGATGCGGCATTCGTATGGAATCCGGTGCTGGCAAAGCTCACGGCCGACGACGGCAGCGTCGTCATCTCCGCCAAGGCGCTGTCCGAGCAGGGCGCGATCACGGCCGACGTGGGCGTCGTGCGCGACAAGTTCGCGAAGGACTATCCCGATTTCGTGAAGCAATACGTCAATGTGCTGGACGATGCGGTCGAGGAATACCGGGCGCATCCGGACACGGTTGCCGAGGCGCTGGCCCCGGTGCTGAGCACGGACAAGGAAGACGCGCTCGCGCAGACGAAGCAGCTCATCTGGCTGACCTCGGAGGAGCAGGCGGACGCCAAGTATCTGGGCGCGGAGAAGGACAAGAGCGGATTTGCCGACGTGCTGAAGCAGACCGGGGAATTCCTGGTCGAGCAAAAGCAGATTCAGAGCGCGCCCGAGCTGTCGGTTTACCAGGAGGCTATACTGCGTTAG
- a CDS encoding ABC transporter permease has translation MFTRHWRISVAAVAAAVILWWGLTALAWINPLFVPAPASVWKAFLEIAREGYKGSSLLSHIGASLARLGTAFAIVLATAIPLGLVSGYSARIRALAEPFIEFYRPLPPLAYYTLLVLWLGIGDASKIALLALAGFAPLYIAVAAGVARIPQDRINGARSLGASGGRLFAHVILPSCLPDIFTGVRTALGMTYTTLVAAEMVAAESGLGWMVLDASKFLRSDVIFAGIILMGIIAVLLDASIRWLERAWVPWIGKDV, from the coding sequence ATGTTCACGCGTCACTGGCGTATCTCCGTCGCGGCGGTCGCGGCTGCGGTGATTCTGTGGTGGGGTTTGACGGCGTTGGCTTGGATCAATCCGCTCTTCGTGCCCGCACCTGCTTCCGTATGGAAAGCCTTCCTGGAGATTGCCCGGGAAGGGTACAAAGGCAGTTCGCTGCTGAGCCATATCGGCGCAAGTCTTGCGCGGCTCGGCACGGCGTTCGCGATCGTGCTGGCGACGGCGATCCCGCTCGGACTCGTCAGCGGCTATTCGGCCCGGATCCGCGCGCTGGCAGAGCCGTTCATCGAGTTTTACCGGCCGCTGCCGCCGCTCGCCTACTACACGCTGCTCGTGCTCTGGCTCGGGATCGGCGACGCCTCCAAGATTGCGCTGCTGGCGCTGGCCGGATTCGCACCGCTGTATATCGCGGTCGCGGCGGGCGTCGCCCGCATTCCGCAAGACCGGATCAACGGTGCCCGCTCGCTCGGCGCATCCGGGGGCAGACTGTTCGCGCACGTGATTCTGCCGTCGTGCCTGCCGGATATTTTCACCGGCGTCCGAACCGCGCTCGGCATGACGTATACGACGCTGGTGGCTGCGGAGATGGTGGCGGCGGAGTCGGGGCTCGGCTGGATGGTGCTCGACGCGAGCAAGTTTCTGCGCAGCGACGTTATTTTCGCAGGCATTATTCTCATGGGGATCATCGCGGTGCTGCTGGACGCCTCTATCCGATGGCTGGAGCGCGCCTGGGTGCCGTGGATCGGCAAGGATGTCTAA
- a CDS encoding LLM class flavin-dependent oxidoreductase, translating to MAKNRQLKLGAVLHGVGSSMSAWRHPDIPSDASINWPRYLEQAQLAEQGKFDFIFIADGLTISEKSIPHFLNRFEPLTLLSSLGAVTSRIGLVGTLSTSYSEPFTVARQFASLDHISGGRAGWNVVTSPGEATAANFNKGEHPDHSKRYRLAAEYLEVAKGLWDSWEDDAFVRDKESGVFFDPDKMHRLNHKGEFFSVEGPLNVARSKQGRPIVFQAGSSEPGRDLAARTADAVFTGHETIEEAQAFYADVKRRAAEYGRSPDEILIFPGIGPIVGATDEEAERRYEEIASLASVEDALLYLGRFFDHHDFSAYPLDEPFPDIGDLGTNSFRSTTDRIKQKAKENGWTLRQVALRTMTPKGPFVGTPEKVADRLAQWFEGSAADGFIVGEAVPGGFADFVKYVVPLLQARGLYRSEYEQDTLRGNLGLPFPVNRYAAPVAVRS from the coding sequence ATGGCAAAGAACAGACAACTTAAGCTGGGCGCAGTGCTTCACGGCGTGGGATCGAGCATGTCGGCATGGCGGCATCCCGACATTCCGTCGGACGCGAGCATCAACTGGCCTCGTTATCTGGAGCAGGCGCAGCTGGCCGAGCAAGGCAAATTCGACTTCATCTTCATCGCCGACGGTCTCACCATCAGCGAAAAGTCGATCCCGCACTTCCTGAACCGTTTCGAGCCGTTGACGCTGCTGTCATCGCTGGGTGCGGTGACCTCCCGGATCGGGCTCGTCGGCACGCTGTCGACCTCGTACAGCGAGCCCTTCACCGTCGCCCGCCAGTTCGCCTCGCTGGACCATATCTCGGGCGGACGCGCAGGCTGGAACGTCGTCACCTCGCCGGGCGAAGCGACCGCGGCCAACTTCAATAAGGGCGAACATCCCGATCATTCGAAACGGTATCGCCTGGCAGCCGAGTATCTCGAAGTCGCCAAGGGACTGTGGGACTCGTGGGAGGACGACGCCTTCGTCCGCGACAAGGAGAGCGGCGTGTTCTTCGATCCCGACAAGATGCACCGGCTGAATCACAAGGGCGAATTCTTCTCCGTCGAAGGCCCGTTGAACGTTGCGCGCTCCAAGCAGGGTCGCCCGATCGTGTTCCAGGCCGGCTCGTCGGAGCCTGGACGCGACCTGGCCGCGAGGACGGCGGACGCGGTCTTCACCGGGCACGAGACCATTGAAGAAGCCCAGGCGTTTTACGCCGACGTGAAACGAAGAGCCGCCGAGTACGGACGCTCGCCGGACGAGATTCTGATCTTCCCGGGCATCGGGCCCATCGTCGGAGCTACGGACGAGGAGGCAGAGCGCCGCTACGAGGAGATCGCCTCGCTCGCGTCGGTCGAGGACGCGCTTCTGTACCTCGGACGCTTTTTCGACCATCACGATTTCTCCGCGTACCCGCTCGATGAGCCGTTCCCCGACATCGGCGATCTCGGCACCAACAGTTTCCGCAGCACGACGGACCGGATCAAGCAGAAAGCCAAAGAAAACGGCTGGACGCTCCGCCAGGTCGCGCTCCGCACAATGACGCCTAAAGGCCCGTTCGTCGGCACGCCCGAGAAGGTCGCGGACCGGCTCGCGCAATGGTTCGAAGGAAGCGCTGCGGACGGCTTCATCGTCGGCGAGGCCGTACCCGGCGGATTCGCGGACTTCGTCAAATACGTCGTGCCGCTGCTTCAGGCGCGGGGACTTTACCGCTCGGAATACGAACAGGATACGCTCCGGGGCAACCTCGGCCTGCCTTTCCCGGTCAATCGCTATGCCGCGCCGGTTGCGGTCCGTTCCTAA
- a CDS encoding ABC transporter substrate-binding protein, translating into MYSTQRSFKWTSILLAVSLALTLALAACGNNNNGGGQAAAGDASPSAASPSASQADASSSAATQGGELTYALATSPDTLDPQRSGLAVAVRVIRTIYDNLVVKLPDNTIKPWLATEWTESEDGLSYTFKLRQDVKFQDGTPFNAEAVKYNYERILDPATKAANASALLKPFKSAEVIDEYTVKLNLETPSRAFLGNLSQALLGIVSPTAAKKYGDQFGKNPVGTGPFKFVKWEENAEITVERNPDYNWGPEIVDNKGAPYLDRVTFKIAPEEATRIGSVQSGQVLAAETVPPQNIVSLKSNPDFQVLQANTIGLPYTLFINQEHAPWGETKARQALQYGIDIGAIVKTLYLGTYDQAWSALTPGVLGYDTSLENAVQPDVDKANALLDEIGWKKGADGIREKDGKKLTLRYVDGSPNREKRNDIAAIIQQQLKKIGIDTEVVITKDILTEVYTNSNYDLYGNSQVNGDPNALSAFYHTAPKGALGNLSKVSDPEIDQWLEQGAVEKDDAKRAELYKKVQQRIKDEAIILPIYVFPYTVAASKSVQGLKFDLLGYPLFNDVSLAK; encoded by the coding sequence ATGTACAGCACCCAACGCTCGTTCAAATGGACTTCTATCCTGCTTGCGGTCTCGCTCGCGCTGACGCTGGCGCTTGCCGCTTGCGGCAACAACAATAACGGCGGCGGCCAGGCCGCTGCCGGAGATGCGAGCCCAAGCGCCGCCTCTCCCTCCGCTTCGCAAGCGGACGCCTCGTCTTCCGCCGCCACGCAAGGCGGCGAGCTGACCTATGCGCTCGCCACCTCGCCCGACACGCTCGATCCGCAGCGCAGCGGTCTCGCCGTCGCCGTCCGCGTCATTCGAACCATTTACGATAACCTTGTCGTCAAGCTGCCCGACAACACCATCAAGCCTTGGCTCGCCACCGAATGGACCGAGTCCGAAGACGGCCTGAGCTATACGTTCAAGCTGCGCCAGGACGTCAAGTTCCAGGATGGCACGCCGTTCAACGCAGAAGCCGTAAAGTACAACTATGAACGCATCCTCGATCCGGCCACGAAGGCCGCCAACGCGAGCGCGCTGCTGAAGCCCTTCAAGTCGGCCGAGGTCATCGACGAATATACGGTCAAGCTGAATCTCGAGACGCCTTCGCGCGCCTTCCTCGGCAATCTGAGCCAGGCTCTTCTCGGCATCGTATCCCCGACGGCCGCGAAGAAGTACGGGGATCAGTTCGGCAAAAATCCGGTAGGCACCGGACCGTTTAAGTTCGTCAAGTGGGAAGAAAACGCCGAGATTACGGTCGAGCGCAATCCCGATTACAACTGGGGACCGGAGATCGTCGACAACAAAGGCGCGCCCTACCTCGACCGGGTGACCTTCAAGATCGCGCCGGAGGAAGCGACGCGGATCGGCAGCGTGCAGAGCGGCCAGGTGCTGGCGGCCGAGACCGTGCCTCCGCAGAACATCGTCTCGCTGAAGAGCAATCCGGATTTCCAGGTGCTGCAGGCCAACACGATCGGGCTTCCTTATACGCTGTTCATCAATCAGGAGCACGCGCCATGGGGCGAGACCAAGGCCCGTCAAGCGCTGCAATACGGCATCGACATCGGCGCCATCGTCAAGACGCTGTATCTTGGCACCTACGACCAGGCCTGGTCCGCGCTGACGCCGGGCGTGCTCGGTTACGACACTTCGCTGGAGAACGCCGTTCAGCCGGACGTAGACAAAGCGAACGCGCTGCTTGACGAGATCGGCTGGAAAAAAGGCGCCGACGGCATCCGCGAGAAGGACGGCAAGAAGCTCACCCTGCGCTACGTCGACGGCTCTCCAAACCGCGAGAAGCGCAACGATATCGCGGCGATCATCCAGCAGCAGCTGAAGAAGATCGGGATCGATACGGAAGTCGTTATTACGAAAGACATCCTGACCGAAGTTTACACAAACAGCAATTACGACCTCTACGGCAACAGCCAGGTTAATGGGGACCCCAACGCGCTGTCAGCGTTCTACCACACGGCGCCCAAGGGCGCACTCGGCAACCTTTCCAAAGTCTCCGATCCGGAGATCGATCAATGGCTGGAGCAGGGCGCCGTGGAAAAGGACGACGCGAAGCGCGCCGAGCTATATAAAAAGGTGCAGCAGCGCATCAAGGACGAGGCGATCATCCTCCCGATCTACGTATTCCCGTATACGGTGGCGGCCTCCAAGTCCGTACAGGGTCTGAAGTTCGACCTGCTGGGCTATCCACTGTTCAACGACGTCAGCCTGGCCAAGTAA
- a CDS encoding ABC transporter permease, whose product MLKAVTGRILSSLLVIVGSSALVFVIMYLLPGDPVASMIDVSNASPETIANLRHQLGIDRPFLLQLADYFGKLLRGDFGQSVLNSEPVLPKIAKHFPATLALAACSAAVSVIVGVLLGVLSAIHRNKPIDLIARIVGLLGISMPAFWTGILLLLIFSIRLGWFPAMGSHGWRTLVLPALTLGLIGAGFIVRMVRNSMLEVIGDAFVVTLRAKGLSERAVMYRHALRNALIPAVTMIGVLAGEMLAGTVVIETVFSRQGIGRIIADAIMAKDLPVVQGVILFSALVYVVVNLLVDLSYAVIDPRVRRAA is encoded by the coding sequence ATGCTCAAAGCCGTGACCGGACGCATACTCTCCTCCCTCCTCGTCATCGTCGGCTCGTCCGCGCTCGTGTTCGTCATCATGTACCTGCTGCCGGGGGACCCGGTAGCAAGCATGATCGACGTCTCCAACGCCTCGCCCGAGACGATCGCGAACCTCCGTCACCAGCTCGGAATCGATCGCCCCTTCCTGCTGCAGCTTGCCGATTACTTCGGCAAGCTGCTTCGCGGCGACTTCGGCCAATCCGTGCTGAACTCGGAGCCCGTGCTGCCCAAGATCGCGAAGCATTTCCCCGCGACGCTCGCCCTGGCGGCTTGCAGCGCCGCCGTGTCGGTCATCGTCGGCGTGCTCCTCGGCGTGCTGTCGGCGATCCACCGCAACAAGCCGATCGATCTCATCGCCCGGATCGTCGGGCTGCTCGGCATCTCGATGCCCGCCTTCTGGACCGGCATCCTGCTGCTGCTTATCTTCTCCATTCGGCTCGGATGGTTCCCGGCGATGGGCTCGCACGGCTGGCGGACGCTCGTTCTGCCCGCGCTTACGCTCGGCCTGATCGGCGCCGGCTTCATCGTCCGCATGGTCCGCAACAGCATGCTCGAGGTCATCGGCGACGCCTTCGTCGTCACGCTCCGCGCCAAGGGCTTGTCGGAGCGTGCCGTCATGTACCGGCATGCGCTGCGCAACGCGCTCATTCCCGCCGTCACGATGATCGGCGTGCTGGCCGGCGAGATGCTGGCGGGCACCGTCGTCATCGAGACGGTGTTCTCCAGGCAGGGCATCGGCCGGATCATCGCGGACGCCATCATGGCGAAGGATCTGCCGGTCGTGCAGGGCGTCATCCTGTTTTCCGCGCTCGTGTACGTCGTCGTGAATCTGCTCGTCGACTTGTCGTACGCGGTCATCGATCCGCGGGTGCGGCGGGCGGCTTAG